The Maniola hyperantus chromosome 19, iAphHyp1.2, whole genome shotgun sequence genome has a window encoding:
- the LOC117991483 gene encoding pickpocket protein 28-like, translating into MIGPEDLFQIDNLNTDYEYMKNLSRTRLKGWTPKEGYARDAEETTYPERSIGAGAKAGLKLVLGEDVEGLDSACMGMVSGFKILLHHPTELPRLSQQYIRIPIYEEVTIAFTPKKIVTSNGLRAFTPDSRQCYFTGERDLKYFKLYTQSNCEFECLTNFTYARCGCVEFSMPHGPDMKICNIGSRNCTNDAEIELSMLRVNGKLEQGSSNVTVEEAVQVANDCMCLSTCTSMSYESEISQLELDTEHKHMRHIHNYHLLQFKRSKVSIVVIFFKRAQFNISKRSELYSTSDILASCGGLLGLFMGFSVINIFETLYFCILRVYRQRQNEVKNRVDSNEDVQGSAHKY; encoded by the exons ATGATTGGACCCGAAGATTTATTCCAAATTGATAA CTTGAATACGGATTACGAGTACATGAAAAATTTGAGTAGAACACGATTGAAGGGGTGGACACCAAAGGAAGGCTATGCCCGCGATGCTGAAGAGACGACATACCCTGAGCGAAGCATT GGTGCTGGTGCGAAAGCCGGTTTAAAACTAGTCTTGGGCGAGGATGTAGAAGGCTTAGACTCGGCCTGCATGGGAATGGTATCAGGGTTTAAG ATATTACTTCACCATCCGACCGAGCTTCCGCGTCTTTCACAACAATACATACGAATTCCAATTTATGAAGAAGTTACAATAGCTTTCACACCAAAGAAAATAGTTACATCCAACGGATTAAGAGCTTTTACTCCCGAcag CCGCCAGTGCTATTTTACAGGAGAACGCGAtctgaaatattttaaactgtACACGCAATCCAATTGTGAATTTGAATGCTTGACCAATTTTACTTATGCGAGGTGTGGTTGTGTTGAGTTTAGTATGCCAC ATGGTCCTGATATGAAAATATGCAATATTGGAAGTCGAAATTGCACAAACGACGCAGAAA tCGAATTGTCTATGTTGAGAGTTAACGGTAAGTTAGAACAAGGAAGTAGCAATGTGACAGTTGAAGAAGCAGTGCAAGTTGCCAACGACTGCATGTGTCTATCCACTTGTACTTCTATGTCGTACGAGTCTGAAATATCGCAGCTAGAACTAGACACAGAACACAAGCACATGCGTCACATACACAATTACCATCTTCTTCAATTTAAAAG GTCTAAAGTCTCCATTGtagtaatatttttcaaaagagCACAATTCAATATTTCGAAACGATCTGAACTGTATAGCACTTCTGACATCCTTGCTAGTTGTGGTGGACTTCTTGGACTCTTCATGGGATTTTCTGTGATCAATATCTTCGAAACTTTATACTTTTGTATTCTGAG gGTTTACCGTCAGCGGCAAAATGAAGTGAAAAATCGTGTTGATTCTAATGAAGATGTTCAAGGTTCAGCACacaaatattaa